One Ogataea parapolymorpha DL-1 chromosome VI, whole genome shotgun sequence DNA window includes the following coding sequences:
- a CDS encoding Molecular chaperone of the endoplasmic reticulum lumen gives MKVLGLVALIFVIVQGWASLLAIDFGQDYSKAALVAPGVAFDLILTDEAKRKHQSGVAISAKDGEIERKFNSHALSACTRSPQSCFFELKSLIGRQIDEPQVTRFEKKYRGVKIVPASSQRRTVAFDVDGQVYLLEEVLGMVLEEIKKRAELHWDQTLGGGSSNTISDVVLSVPGFLDQAQRTALVDAAEIAGLNVVALIDDGLAVALNYASTRDFEQKQYHVIYDVGAGSTKATLVSFSKENETLRVENEGYGYDETFGGNLFTESLQAIIEDKFLAQNKIKPETLWSDARAMNRLWQSAEKAKLVLSANSETKVSVESLINDIDLKVVVSRDEFEEYMTEHMDRIVAPLAAAVGDRKVESVILAGGSTRVPFVQKHLVKYLGSDELLSKNVNADEAAVFGTLLGGISVSGKFRTRPIELVQHATRNFELAAGGQMTVVFNETTASREASVALPGVKDTFGDVQVDFFEAGQLFAQYKFKNELNSTVCPNGVEYFANCTLDPRKLFVLRSLEAVCVGDEAVRSSLTAKPSHPGYKPLGSLAKYQSASRLRSLTNQDKQRQQRDALINSLEASLYDLRGYTEDENVVANGPPSMVRAARKMVSELLEWLEDVPAKATVKDIQEKYDDVRVMRIKLETLVNHGDRLLSLEEFTRLKEKALETMYKLQDFMVVMSQDALSLRANFTELGLDFEEANRRVKVKVPEVDEQELEQRMKRISDFVGVVDHFETHKDEIDTKDKETLFDLRETVLEELKEVQSTYRALKQAHEKRIRGLKEQLKKADKKPEGAGDKTQETEPSGHDEL, from the coding sequence ATGAAGGTGTTAGGTTTGGTAGCACTAATTTTCGTTATTGTCCAAGGATGGGCATCATTGCTCGCCATTGACTTTGGACAAGACTATTCCAAGGCGGCATTGGTCGCTCCAGGCGTGGCCTTTGATCTAATCCTCACCGATGAGGCAAAGAGGAAACACCAGTCTGGGGTGGCGATTTCGGCCAAGGacggcgagatcgagcgCAAATTTAACTCCCACGCCTTGAGTGCATGCACAAGGTCGCCACAGAGTtgttttttcgagctgaAAAGCCTGATCGGCAGACAGATCGACGAGCCCCAAGTGACACGTttcgagaaaaaatatcGGGGGGTCAAAATCGTCCCGGCGTCGAGTCAGCGGCGCACCGTCGCATTCGACGTCGACGGCCAAGTGTACCTGCTCGAGGAGGTTCTGGGTATGgttctggaggagatcaaaaaaCGGGCAGAACTGCACTGGGACCAGACACTGGGCGGAGGTTCTTCCAACACGATTTCGGACGTGGTGCTGAGTGTGCCAGGCTTTTTGGACCAGGCGCAGAGAACGGCACTTGTGGATGCTGCTGAGATTGCCGGGTTGAACGTTGTGGCATTGATTGACGACGGGCTTGCTGTTGCTCTGAACTACGCTTCCACTAGGGACTTCGAGCAGAAACAGTATCACGTGATCTACGACGTGGGGGCCGGGTCCACGAAGGCGACGCTCGTGTCGTTCAGCAAGGAGAATGAGACGCTGCGGGTAGAAAACGAGGGATACGGCTACGACGAGACGTTTGGTGGCAATCTGTTCACCGAGTCGCTGCAGGCCATTATTGAGGACAAGTTTTTAGCGCagaacaaaatcaagccAGAAACACTCTGGAGCGATGCCAGGGCCATGAACAGACTGTGGCAGAGTGCAGAAAAGGCTAAGCTCGTGCTCAGCGCCAACAGCGAGACCAAGGTGTCTGTGGAGTCGCTGATCAACGACATCGACCTCAAGGTGGTCGTTTCGCGAGACGAGTTCGAGGAGTACATGACAGAACACATGGACCGCATTGTGGCACCGCTGGCTGCTGCCGTGGGCGACCGTAAGGTCGAGTCTGTGATTCTGGCTGGTGGGTCCACCAGAGTGCCAtttgtccaaaaacacttGGTGAAATATCTGGgcagcgacgagctgctgagcaaaAACGTGAATGCAGACGAGGCAGCGGTGTTTGGAACGCTTCTGGGCGGCATTTCTGTGTCTGGAAAATTCCGCACGCGTCCAATAGAGCTTGTGCAGCATGCCACCAGGAACTTCGAGCTGGCGGCAGGAGGCCAAATGACGGTGGTTTTCAACGAGACTACTGCGTCGCGGGAGGCCAGTGTTGCTCTTCCAGGTGTGAAGGATACGTTTGGGGATGTCCAGGTTGACTTTTTCGAGGCTGGCCAGCTGTTCGCGCAGTACAAGTTTaagaacgagctcaacagcaCGGTTTGTCCGAACGGCGTGGAATATTTTGCAAACTGCACTCTGGACCCGAGAAAACTGTTTGTGCTGCGCAGTCTGGAGGCCGTGTGTGTGGGCGACGAGGCTGTGCGTAGCTCTCTGACAGCCAAACCTTCGCATCCAGGCTACAAGCCATTGGGCTCGCTGGCAAAGTACCAGTCTGCCTCCAGATTGAGATCGCTCACGAACCAGGACAAACAGAGACAGCAGCGCGACGCGTTGATCAACAGTCTCGAGGCGTCGCTTTACGATCTGCGCGGCTAcaccgaggacgagaatGTGGTGGCCAACGGGCCTCCGTCGATGGTGCGCGCGGCACGGAAAATGGTGtcggagctgctggagtgGCTCGAGGACGTTCCTGCGAAAGCCACGGTGAAAGATATCCAGGAAAAGTACGACGACGTGCGTGTGATGCGGATCAAGCTGGAGACGTTGGTGAACCACGGCGACAGGCTGCTGAGCTTGGAAGAGTTCACGCgactcaaagaaaaagcgcTGGAGACAATGTACAAGCTGCAAGACTTCATGGTGGTGATGTCGCAAGACGCACTGTCGCTGAGAGCCAACTTCACGGAGTTAGGACTGGACTTTGAGGAGGCCAATAGACGCGTCAAGGTCAAGGTTCCAGAGGtggacgagcaggagctggagcagagAATGAAAAGAATCAGCGATTTTGTTGGCGTTGTGGACCATTTCGAGACGcacaaggacgagatcgacaccAAGGACAAAGAGACGCTGTTTGATCTGAGAGAAACggtgctggaggagctcaaggaggtgcAGAGCACATACCGTGCGCTGAAACAGGCGCACGAGAAGCGCATCCGGGGTTTGAAGGAGCAACTAAAGAAGGCCGATAAGAAGCCGGAAGGAGCCGGGGACAAGACACAGGAAACAGAGCCGTCGGGCCACGACGAGTTGTAG
- a CDS encoding Nuclear fusion protein KAR5, giving the protein MSYLIVLLLLAPVLGLSPESIANTLEQLKEAHQLETASLAFPSCVLEVLSTIMPQCHGGQSALTEHEKQDTAIRLTMCIFDRQDGSNGSLTLPAECWNHNNRECIAKLASNPVWWTTFFGYLNLVEQLCHYYSEPYETQRLLETYRDAWKKLDELMATLSRIDDLGTGVLDQLRQNLVATFDSLQQDLQTRFEEMRKKAENQLDTAFASVDLKMDSLLSNVYKVSDNLENMHVEAVKTAENFFTELNKWHDQSLQELAQQMEALNSELRKNTELENERLISSLSAEHEMMAERQKKMDSETATRFREWETRLETMNRYLGSSLARFERLQDVMDRFNVLGQMSRVVYGCGLLGLLVVGYFVRFERLLVILSFVGGAYVGAGTLDWLGW; this is encoded by the coding sequence ATGTCTTACCTCATCGTGCTATTACTGCTAGCTCCAGTATTAGGGCTATCGCCCGAGTCGATCGCAAACACGCTAGAGCAGCTTAAGGAGGCGCATCAGCTCGAAACAGCATCGCTGGCATTTCCGTCTTGCGTTCTTGAAGTGCTTTCCACGATCATGCCGCAATGTCATGGGGGCCAGTCGGCGCTGACGGAGCACGAGAAGCAGGACACCGCGATCCGGCTCACAATGTGCATTTTTGACCGTCAAGACGGCTCCAACGGCTCCCTGACACTACCGGCAGAATGCTGGAACCACAATAACCGTGAATGTATCGCAAAACTCGCGTCCAACCCCGTTTGGTGGACAACTTTCTTTGGCTACCTGAATCTGGTAGAGCAGCTGTGCCACTACTACAGCGAGCCCTACGAAACGCAAAGACTGCTCGAAACGTACCGAGATGCTTGGAAAaagctcgacgagcttaTGGCTACCCTCAGCCGAATCGACGACCTCGGGACAGGCGTTCTGGACCAGCTCAGACAGAATTTGGTAGCAACGTTCGACTCGTTGCAACAGGACCTCCAGACGCGGTTTGAGGAgatgagaaaaaaagcagaaaATCAACTGGATACAGCATTCGCGTCGGTGGATCTCAAGATGGACTCATTGCTCTCCAATGTGTACAAAGTGAGCGATAATCTGGAGAACATGCACGTCGAGGCGGTGAAAACAGCGGAGAATTTTTTCACAGAGCTCAACAAATGGCACGATCAGAGCCTGCAGGAGCTCGCGCAGCAAATGGAGGCGTTGAACAGCGAGCTGCGAAAAAATaccgagctggaaaatgaaCGGCTGATAAGCAGTCTTTCCGCGGAGCACGAGATGATGGCCGAACGGCAGAAAAAGATGGATAGCGAGACGGCGACGCGGTTCCGGGAGTGGGAGACGCGGCTCGAGACGATGAACCGGTACTTGGGCAGCTCGCTAGCGCGGTTCGAACGTCTGCAGGACGTGATGGACAGGTTTAATGTGCTGGGGCAGATGAGCCGcgtggtgtacgggtgtgGGTTATTGGGGTTGCTGGTGGTTGGGTACTTTGTCAGGTTCGAAAGGCTGCTGGTTATCCTGTCGTTTGTGGGTGGTGCGTACGTGGGTGCTGGCACTCTGGACTGGCTGGGGTGGTGA
- a CDS encoding Protein PNS1, whose amino-acid sequence MSPYQDNLPAYDEDAPPDYSCEDIELGASNEKYGLDIKKPLPSDDFEESFAVEQPKWTDWPFAVVFGVVLVLFVGLVLFTTQDVVVNIAHVNPDQTRLIGLVLATGVICTYGGIVVLRKWPTVFINAGCLLNVATASSLAVGALSNDKLWAGLAFSFLALLHILWYLEVRRRIPLSSLLLKQVIQVAQKNPVTWKISAAGTLGSAVFSLATVFAVYGTMVKWGLDETGQLKNKTMFVAMGIFVLFTGTFIAEVLKNVLHSTVAGVYGSWYYLSHADRCPKNAGFAAFKRSVTYSFGSICFGSLILSVIQTLSNVANLAKHWAAQDGGLAGYIGFYIIEIFASIMEVLVRWLNEYAYSLVSLYGLDFLHAARGAFALVEQKGLTAPINDCLVNTALGLYSMFVAQMCGIVSALFLFTTQPVWAQNTEGVVDLNMGVVLVVVFAVAFGFFVASVATSVVHSGTVTFFIMLAKDPEVYKTTHPDEFARVFAVYPDVERKLQLDDF is encoded by the coding sequence ATGTCCCCTTACCAAGACAATTTACCCGCCTATGACGAGGACGCTCCGCCTGACTATTCCTGCGAGGACATTGAGCTGGGCGCCAGCAATGAGAAGTACGGACTGGATATAAAGAAACCGTTGCCCTCAGACGACTTTGAGGAGAGTTTCGCTGTGGAGCAGCCGAAATGGACCGACTGGCCGTTTGCTGTGGTGTTCGGAGTGGTGCTAGTGCTGTTTGTGGGTCTCGTACTATTCACCACTCAAGATGTTGTCGTTAATATTGCACACGTCAACCCAGACCAGACCAGACTGATCGGCCTGGTGCTTGCCACCGGCGTGATTTGCACGTACGGCGGCATTGTGGTGCTGCGGAAATGGCCTACAGTGTTTATCAATGCGGGATGTCTGCTTAACGTGGCTACCGCGTCTTCTCTGGCCGTTGGCGCCCTGTCCAACGACAAACTCTGGGCCGGCCTCGCGTTTAGCTTCCTGGCACTGCTCCATATTTTGTGGTACCTTGAGGTGCGTCGTCGCATCCcgctcagctcgctgcTACTGAAACAGGTCATCCAGGTGGCCCAGAAGAACCCCGTCACTTGGAAGATATCTGCCGCCGGTACGCTTGGTTCCGCCGTGTTCAGTCTGGCGACCGTTTTCGCAGTTTACGGAACGATGGTGAAATGGGGACTAGACGAGACCGGacagctgaaaaacaagacCATGTTTGTGGCAATGGGCATTTTTGTGCTGTTCACAGGCACCTTCATCGCTgaagtgctcaagaacGTGCTGCACTCGACGGTCGCCGGGGTCTATGGCTCGTGGTATTATCTTTCGCACGCAGACAGATGTCCAAAAAACGCCGGCTTTGCGGCCTTCAAGCGCAGCGTGACGTACTCGTTCGGCTCCATCTGCTTTGGCTCGCTCATTCTCTCTGTCATTCAGACACTCAGCAACGTGGCCAACCTAGCCAAGCACTGGGCCGCCCAGGACGGAGGTTTGGCGGGCTACATTGGGTTCTACATCATCGAGATCTTCGCTTCTATTATGGAGGTTTTGGTGAGATGGCTCAACGAGTACGCATACTCGCTGGTGTCGCTCTATGGGCTTGACTTCCTGCACGCTGCGCGCGGAGCATTCGCGCTCGTTGAGCAAAAAGGTCTCACTGCGCCTATCAACGACTGTCTTGTCAACACAGCGCTGGGTCTATACTCGATGTTTGTGGCGCAAATGTGCGGTATCGTGTCTGCactcttcctcttcacCACGCAGCCCGTTTGGGCCCAGAACACCGAGGGCGTGGTGGACCTCAATATGGGTGTTGTTttggtggtggtgtttgctGTCGCGTTCGGTTTCTTTGTTGCCAGTGTTGCCACCAGCGTTGTGCACAGCGGCACCGTCACGTTCTTTATCATGCTCGCCAAGGATCCCGAGGTCTACAAGACGACGCACCCCGACGAGTTTGCCCGGGTTTTTGCAGTGTACCCTGACGTGGAGCGGAAGCTGCAATTAGACGATTTCTGA
- a CDS encoding Small nuclear ribonucleoprotein E yields the protein MSGRRQKVMVPPINQLFKYLQQQSRVTVWLYEQTGVRIAGVIRGFDEFMNIVLDEAVEVDAATKKERKLGRILLKGDNITLISGE from the coding sequence ATGTCCGGCCGCAGACAGAAAGTGATGGTTCCGCCCATCAACCAGCTCTTCAAGTatctccagcagcagtcgCGTGTGACGGTGTGGCTGTACGAGCAGACTGGCGTGCGAATTGCTGGCGTGATTCGCGGATTCGATGAGTTCATGAACatcgtgctggacgaggcgGTCGAGGTCGACGCGGCTACAAAGAAAGAGCGCAAATTGGGCAGAATTCTACTGAAGGGCGACAACATCACGCTGATTAGCGGCGAATAG